The Actinomyces sp. oral taxon 414 genome has a segment encoding these proteins:
- a CDS encoding SUKH-4 family immunity protein produces the protein MNVYTKRFRIPNRFRTSLSSDECKVLEVDGVPFVDEYGAFPPVDELRTDPSGRYLLFSESGIDAFIGIDLMSHHIIEIIDLGQGLHFVNSTLGQYVTSFHIFVAGLPYASDDTDPDGDSLGVAAQHFRDAIKDIDLKAAEDNSMWSELSWDIANGDWQ, from the coding sequence ATGAATGTGTATACAAAACGCTTTAGGATTCCAAATCGATTTCGCACATCTCTCAGTTCAGACGAATGCAAAGTCCTGGAGGTTGACGGCGTTCCTTTTGTTGACGAATACGGGGCTTTTCCCCCGGTGGACGAACTTCGAACCGACCCTTCAGGGCGTTACCTCCTGTTCAGTGAATCGGGAATTGATGCCTTTATTGGCATTGATCTGATGTCACATCACATCATTGAAATTATTGATCTGGGGCAAGGGCTTCATTTTGTCAATAGTACATTAGGCCAATATGTTACGTCGTTTCATATTTTCGTCGCAGGACTTCCTTATGCGTCTGATGATACTGATCCAGATGGCGACAGTCTTGGCGTTGCCGCACAGCACTTTAGGGACGCAATCAAAGATATTGACCTAAAAGCTGCAGAAGATAATTCTATGTGGAGTGAGTTAAGTTGGGATATCGCTAACGGAGATTGGCAGTAG
- a CDS encoding transposase family protein produces the protein MKYTTGLPVGKFADLLARLREEGVEGYPPSLGLRGSLKAALIYMRHNIVQAVIGEQLDVSQPTVSRAIKVMTGAIILALRDMLLTAEEVPEGCDCRAGRHPLPLLELARSPRTMVAVSTRRPA, from the coding sequence ATGAAGTATACCACGGGACTGCCCGTCGGCAAGTTCGCGGATCTGCTCGCACGTCTGCGCGAGGAGGGTGTCGAGGGGTATCCGCCGAGCCTGGGGCTGCGGGGGTCCTTGAAGGCGGCGCTGATCTACATGCGTCACAACATTGTGCAGGCGGTGATCGGCGAACAATTGGATGTGTCCCAGCCCACTGTCTCGCGGGCCATCAAGGTCATGACCGGGGCGATCATCCTGGCCCTGAGGGACATGCTGCTCACGGCCGAGGAGGTGCCCGAGGGCTGCGACTGTCGTGCTGGACGGCACCCTCTTCCCCTGCTGGAGTTGGCGCGCTCACCGCGAACCATGGTCGCGGTGAGCACAAGACGACCGGCATGA
- a CDS encoding DUF6881 domain-containing protein, with the protein MRYQFVEWLHEFDSEPVAIIQELTDDGWEVRKIEVFPGGSVGLASSRGESGGSALAELSSPDLDAINRSPEFNGVAIGPRLFEALWREASRARPRP; encoded by the coding sequence ATGAGATACCAGTTCGTCGAGTGGCTGCACGAATTCGACTCCGAGCCCGTCGCCATCATCCAGGAGCTGACCGACGACGGGTGGGAGGTGCGCAAGATCGAGGTGTTCCCCGGCGGTTCGGTCGGCCTGGCCTCGAGCCGGGGCGAATCCGGCGGCTCCGCCCTTGCGGAGCTCTCGTCGCCGGACCTGGACGCCATCAATCGGAGTCCGGAGTTCAACGGGGTCGCGATCGGGCCGCGCCTGTTCGAGGCGCTGTGGCGGGAGGCCTCCCGGGCGCGCCCGCGGCCCTGA
- a CDS encoding Imm8 family immunity protein — MRARVRTWSVNDFFREDYAPDDPMDDEAVIRLMVGPVGRLGEESVDVTVCTPARLDRTLASQGCPVFGRHRVVVEPMSVGPVVHHLTARIEALRADTWDELGAGLSRIGHWEFEDYRDQPGPDDVRSPWRRAELRSWAVVRTHPEAGPVAPAEGQRLWLRLRIGPTGEPGSEPLPFDVCVCEPAWLSRQLRAHGPLVDGADHLFVRDLNLRDVTAFLSHYIAGKVGYWSRVTERLARVFEPATAPTA; from the coding sequence ATGAGAGCACGAGTACGGACCTGGTCCGTCAACGACTTCTTCCGGGAGGACTACGCCCCCGACGACCCCATGGACGACGAGGCCGTGATCAGGCTCATGGTCGGGCCCGTCGGACGGCTCGGTGAGGAGTCCGTCGACGTGACGGTCTGCACCCCGGCCCGCCTGGACCGCACCCTGGCCTCACAGGGGTGCCCGGTCTTCGGACGCCACCGGGTGGTCGTCGAGCCCATGAGCGTGGGACCGGTCGTCCACCACCTCACCGCCCGCATCGAGGCGCTCCGGGCGGACACGTGGGACGAGCTGGGCGCCGGCCTGTCGCGCATCGGCCACTGGGAGTTCGAGGACTACCGGGACCAGCCCGGGCCCGACGACGTGCGCTCCCCGTGGCGGCGGGCGGAGCTGCGTTCGTGGGCGGTGGTCCGCACCCATCCCGAGGCGGGCCCGGTGGCCCCGGCCGAGGGGCAGCGGCTGTGGCTGCGCCTGCGGATCGGCCCGACCGGCGAGCCCGGCTCCGAGCCCCTGCCCTTCGACGTGTGCGTGTGCGAGCCGGCCTGGCTGTCCCGCCAGCTCCGGGCGCACGGCCCCCTCGTCGACGGCGCCGACCACCTGTTCGTGCGCGACCTGAATCTGCGGGACGTCACCGCCTTCCTGTCCCACTACATCGCCGGCAAGGTGGGGTACTGGTCGCGCGTGACCGAGCGCCTGGCCCGGGTCTTCGAGCCCGCGACGGCGCCGACGGCGTAG
- the dtd gene encoding D-aminoacyl-tRNA deacylase: MRAVLQRVSRAAVRVDGETVGEITRPGLLALVGATHDDGPAQVATIARKIAELRIFDGPGDDGGAPGREASASDLGAPVLVVSQFTLYADVRKGRRPSWNAAAPGPVAAPLVDAVVEALRRRGIEVATGRFGAHMLIDMEADGPVTILVEA, encoded by the coding sequence ATGCGCGCCGTCCTGCAGCGGGTCAGCCGCGCGGCGGTGAGGGTCGACGGCGAGACCGTCGGTGAGATCACCCGGCCCGGGCTGCTCGCGCTCGTGGGCGCCACGCACGACGACGGCCCCGCGCAGGTCGCTACGATCGCCCGCAAGATCGCCGAGCTGCGGATCTTCGACGGGCCGGGCGACGACGGCGGCGCGCCGGGGCGCGAGGCGAGCGCGAGCGACCTGGGGGCGCCCGTGCTCGTCGTCTCCCAGTTCACCCTCTACGCCGACGTGCGCAAGGGCCGCCGCCCCTCCTGGAACGCCGCGGCGCCGGGGCCCGTGGCCGCCCCGCTCGTCGACGCCGTCGTCGAGGCGCTGCGCCGGCGCGGGATCGAGGTGGCGACGGGGCGCTTCGGCGCCCACATGCTCATCGACATGGAGGCCGACGGGCCCGTCACCATCCTGGTGGAGGCCTGA
- a CDS encoding DUF2516 family protein, with protein MNALAWIAWFFVSAAGWAWFLSQVIAGALAVWAFLDTLRRPAEHFAAADKRSKNFWLALNALGLVMFLISLIPLIQTLRDLLSTGVSTSSGFSMLMLLAVVANAVYLADVRPALDYYRPVRVRSQIRRPGRNGRGHPGRDR; from the coding sequence GTGAACGCTCTCGCATGGATCGCCTGGTTCTTCGTCTCCGCCGCCGGCTGGGCCTGGTTCCTGTCCCAGGTCATCGCCGGAGCCCTGGCCGTCTGGGCCTTCCTGGACACGCTGAGGCGGCCCGCCGAGCACTTCGCCGCCGCCGACAAGCGCAGCAAGAACTTCTGGCTGGCCCTCAACGCCCTGGGGCTTGTGATGTTCCTCATCAGCCTCATCCCGCTCATCCAGACGCTCAGGGACCTGCTGTCCACGGGCGTGAGCACCTCCAGCGGCTTCTCCATGCTCATGCTCCTGGCCGTCGTGGCCAACGCCGTCTACCTCGCGGACGTGCGCCCCGCCCTCGACTACTACAGGCCGGTGCGGGTGCGCTCCCAGATCCGCCGACCCGGCCGCAACGGGCGCGGTCACCCGGGCCGGGACCGCTGA
- the ygfZ gene encoding CAF17-like 4Fe-4S cluster assembly/insertion protein YgfZ, with the protein MRPSPLLDAPGALAADSVAVPGGAPAGPGAADTVPAADPDALVPAHYGDPLREQRLLADGLAVSALARDIVAVTGADRLTWLTTLSSQRLTGLAPGDGGAEALLLDARGHIAHALAALDDGRTLLLVTEAGDGPALADLLDRMRFMLRVEVRPREDLVALGALGAGRERLRRAADAVGALVGAWTDPWPGVVEGGTSYDVGLDSPHPGRAYAAGFVLVPATGVVEVVRVFAAGGLANEEPPAGVPADESAEDAADGPPAENAAGGSADENAAGGPAAEPGGALAGAAEHDALAGAMAWEALRIEAGRPRRAREVDERAIPHELDWLRTAVHLAKGCYPGQETVARTLNLGRPPRRLTLLQLDGLAGGLPAPGDAVRLGERTVGAVTSVARHHELGPIALALLRRGVPAGAALSVDVSGAADGAAGASAETAGAAGGPGAAPGERVVVGRVAAAQEPLVTPEGRAQASPAERPGAGLRTSLLHRRDDGR; encoded by the coding sequence ATGCGCCCCAGCCCGCTCCTGGACGCCCCCGGGGCCCTCGCCGCCGACTCCGTCGCCGTACCCGGCGGCGCCCCCGCCGGCCCCGGTGCCGCCGACACCGTCCCCGCCGCCGACCCCGACGCCCTCGTCCCCGCCCACTACGGCGACCCCCTGCGCGAACAGCGGCTCCTGGCCGACGGCCTGGCCGTCAGCGCCCTGGCCCGCGACATCGTCGCCGTCACCGGCGCGGACCGCCTCACCTGGCTCACCACCCTGTCCAGCCAGCGGTTGACCGGCCTGGCCCCGGGCGACGGCGGCGCCGAGGCCCTGCTGCTCGACGCCCGCGGGCACATCGCCCACGCCCTGGCCGCCCTCGACGACGGCCGGACCCTCCTTCTGGTCACCGAGGCCGGGGACGGGCCCGCGCTCGCGGATCTCCTGGACCGCATGCGCTTCATGCTGCGCGTCGAGGTCCGCCCGCGCGAGGACCTCGTCGCCCTCGGGGCCCTGGGGGCGGGGCGCGAGCGGCTGCGTCGGGCGGCCGACGCCGTCGGCGCCCTCGTCGGGGCCTGGACGGATCCGTGGCCCGGCGTCGTGGAGGGCGGCACCAGCTACGACGTCGGCCTCGACTCCCCGCACCCCGGGCGCGCCTATGCGGCCGGGTTCGTGCTCGTCCCCGCGACCGGGGTCGTGGAGGTGGTCCGGGTCTTCGCCGCCGGGGGACTCGCGAACGAAGAGCCCCCGGCCGGCGTCCCCGCGGACGAGAGCGCGGAGGATGCGGCCGATGGGCCCCCGGCCGAGAACGCCGCCGGCGGATCCGCGGACGAGAACGCCGCCGGCGGGCCCGCCGCGGAGCCCGGCGGGGCGCTCGCCGGCGCCGCGGAGCACGACGCCCTGGCCGGGGCGATGGCGTGGGAGGCGCTGCGCATAGAGGCCGGGCGCCCGCGCCGGGCCCGCGAGGTCGACGAGCGCGCCATCCCCCACGAGCTCGACTGGCTGCGCACCGCCGTGCACCTGGCCAAAGGCTGCTACCCCGGCCAGGAGACCGTCGCCCGCACCCTCAACCTGGGCCGGCCGCCGCGCCGCCTCACCCTGCTCCAGCTCGACGGCCTGGCCGGTGGGCTGCCCGCTCCGGGCGACGCAGTCCGCCTGGGCGAGCGGACGGTGGGCGCCGTGACCTCCGTGGCCCGACACCACGAGCTCGGCCCGATCGCCCTGGCCCTGCTGCGCCGGGGCGTCCCGGCCGGGGCCGCGCTGAGCGTGGACGTGTCCGGGGCGGCCGACGGCGCGGCCGGGGCGTCCGCCGAGACGGCCGGCGCGGCCGGGGGTCCCGGTGCGGCGCCGGGGGAGCGGGTCGTCGTCGGACGCGTGGCCGCCGCCCAGGAGCCGCTCGTGACCCCCGAGGGTCGGGCCCAGGCGAGCCCCGCCGAGCGCCCGGGCGCCGGTTTGCGCACGTCGCTACTCCACCGACGCGACGACGGCCGATAG
- a CDS encoding FABP family protein has protein sequence MTFSIPDDLAPELYPLAWLVGTWRGYGILTYGRTVPEQAVAQEMTFDHDGGPYLRQVTTIWTLDVTRSSDLDFDTPGLEGFARIAPARIWSTETAYWRPVGQEEPDGEGADADGPGAASADRPDGAGTDESSSGGARPRTAPRTRLELVSADPAGHVAVWEGWIRGPRAQIGTQAVGRTRTAVPLTQMNRMFGLVGGDLMWTQDMAAFGETEPKTYASGRLGRVQGPDAAGIAVPAGTATAEATVASAAAGAAAPSAPDAPAASAEADRKAQS, from the coding sequence ATGACCTTCTCCATCCCCGACGACCTCGCCCCCGAGCTCTACCCGCTGGCCTGGCTGGTGGGCACCTGGCGCGGCTACGGCATCCTCACCTACGGGCGGACCGTCCCCGAGCAGGCCGTCGCCCAGGAGATGACCTTCGACCATGACGGCGGCCCCTACCTGCGCCAGGTCACGACCATCTGGACCCTGGACGTCACCCGCTCCTCCGATCTCGACTTCGACACTCCCGGCCTGGAGGGATTCGCGCGCATCGCCCCCGCCCGGATCTGGTCCACCGAGACCGCCTACTGGCGCCCCGTCGGCCAGGAAGAGCCCGACGGCGAAGGCGCGGACGCAGACGGGCCCGGCGCCGCGAGCGCGGACCGGCCCGACGGCGCGGGTACGGATGAGTCCAGCTCCGGTGGCGCGCGACCGCGCACCGCGCCCCGCACCCGCCTCGAGCTCGTCTCGGCCGACCCCGCCGGGCACGTCGCTGTATGGGAGGGGTGGATCCGGGGGCCGCGCGCCCAGATCGGCACCCAGGCGGTGGGCCGCACCCGCACCGCCGTCCCGCTCACTCAGATGAACCGCATGTTCGGGCTGGTCGGCGGTGACCTCATGTGGACCCAGGACATGGCGGCCTTCGGCGAGACCGAGCCGAAGACCTACGCCTCCGGGCGCCTGGGCCGCGTCCAGGGCCCGGACGCCGCCGGCATCGCCGTCCCCGCGGGCACCGCCACCGCCGAAGCCACCGTCGCCTCCGCTGCCGCCGGCGCCGCCGCTCCGAGCGCCCCCGACGCCCCGGCCGCCAGCGCCGAGGCCGACCGCAAGGCGCAGTCCTGA
- a CDS encoding tellurium resistance protein TerC encodes MRTVITPESPSSQVPAGSDPVGPAPADRPGPDDRMGAFGTRRGAPRPVKPGLADPAWTRLAVASVVPVLLAMTAALPVWARLAIVVILAPLAAQGWPALVRSEHDPLATGVITLTGVTAALTVALRDDFGSAGVVMALSVLAAFVSQMLRRDGRAGLVEDLSSTVAGNLVVVCGTGWCALEPGMAAPAVIVPCALALFIGAVLTTLRVRAPVLELLTVVVPALVAGAAGGALAAVGFFGPAHVGPRAALQSAAACLVVGFVAGILMATANRVLWTHRWVPGGRAAVASAIVPVLAVGGPVYAIARLLGGFIAG; translated from the coding sequence ATGCGCACCGTGATCACCCCGGAGAGTCCGAGCAGCCAGGTCCCCGCCGGATCCGACCCCGTCGGACCCGCCCCCGCCGACCGGCCCGGCCCGGACGATCGGATGGGCGCCTTCGGGACACGCCGCGGGGCCCCCAGGCCGGTCAAACCCGGCCTGGCCGATCCCGCCTGGACGCGCCTGGCGGTGGCCAGCGTCGTGCCGGTGCTCCTGGCCATGACCGCCGCGCTGCCCGTCTGGGCGCGCCTGGCGATCGTCGTCATCCTCGCCCCGCTGGCGGCCCAGGGCTGGCCCGCGCTCGTGCGCTCCGAGCACGACCCGCTGGCCACCGGCGTCATCACCCTCACCGGGGTGACGGCGGCGCTGACAGTGGCGCTGCGCGACGACTTCGGCAGCGCCGGAGTGGTCATGGCACTGAGCGTCCTGGCCGCCTTCGTCTCCCAGATGCTGCGGCGCGACGGCCGGGCCGGCCTGGTGGAGGACCTGTCCTCGACGGTGGCCGGCAACCTCGTCGTCGTGTGCGGCACCGGCTGGTGCGCCCTGGAGCCGGGCATGGCCGCCCCCGCCGTCATCGTGCCCTGCGCCCTGGCGCTGTTCATCGGCGCCGTGCTCACGACCCTGCGGGTGCGCGCCCCCGTCCTGGAACTGCTCACCGTCGTCGTGCCGGCGCTCGTGGCCGGGGCGGCGGGCGGGGCCCTGGCGGCGGTGGGATTCTTCGGGCCGGCGCACGTGGGCCCGCGCGCCGCCCTGCAGTCCGCGGCGGCGTGCCTGGTGGTCGGCTTCGTCGCCGGGATCCTCATGGCGACGGCGAACCGCGTGCTGTGGACCCACCGCTGGGTGCCCGGGGGCAGGGCGGCGGTGGCCAGCGCGATCGTGCCGGTGCTGGCCGTCGGCGGCCCCGTGTACGCCATCGCCCGCCTCCTGGGCGGCTTCATCGCCGGTTGA
- a CDS encoding winged helix-turn-helix domain-containing protein: MRIMMLTHADDAADVLPSASFLDSHVECLAPVPSSYGALAAADAVLLDARGDLRRARALCQLLSGPMDCPPILLVLEEGGAAVVQSDWGASDFVLAGAAPAELSARLRLLRPRSVEERVVDEDRIEVGDLVIDTTAYTARLRGAILDLTYKEFELLKYLAANRGRVLTRETLLHEVWGEDYIGGSRTVDVHIRRLRAKLGTEHDHIIGTVRNVGYRLDAPGDE; encoded by the coding sequence GTGCGCATTATGATGCTCACCCACGCCGACGACGCCGCCGACGTCCTGCCCTCCGCGTCCTTCCTCGACAGCCACGTCGAGTGCCTGGCCCCGGTGCCCTCCTCCTACGGGGCGCTCGCCGCCGCCGACGCCGTCCTGCTCGACGCCCGCGGCGACCTCAGGCGGGCCCGGGCCCTGTGCCAGCTGCTGTCGGGCCCCATGGACTGCCCGCCGATCCTGCTGGTGCTGGAGGAGGGAGGGGCCGCCGTCGTCCAGAGCGACTGGGGGGCCTCGGACTTCGTCCTGGCGGGAGCCGCTCCGGCCGAGCTGTCCGCGCGGCTGCGCCTGCTGCGCCCGCGCTCCGTCGAGGAGCGGGTCGTTGACGAGGACCGCATCGAGGTCGGCGACCTGGTCATTGACACCACGGCGTACACGGCCCGCCTGCGCGGCGCCATCCTCGACCTGACCTACAAGGAGTTCGAGCTCCTCAAGTACCTGGCCGCCAACCGGGGCCGGGTTCTGACCCGCGAGACCCTCCTCCACGAGGTCTGGGGGGAGGACTACATCGGCGGTTCGCGCACAGTGGACGTGCACATCCGGCGCCTGCGGGCCAAGCTCGGCACCGAGCACGACCACATTATCGGGACGGTGCGCAACGTCGGCTACCGCCTCGACGCCCCGGGGGACGAATAG
- a CDS encoding NUDIX hydrolase has translation MAGSSRRIVHAAGALVWREKGGDLQVLLVHRPRYDDWSFPKGKLESGESLCACAVREVAEETGVQVRLEQPLETVRYRLGDGTRKEVRYWAARELDRGSPALAARGRIPRASRSEIDGVQWMGVKEARKRLDHAIDRDLLGSLVDLWEDDKLDTWTLVLVRHARAVKRSVWNRPKKRTAEQDEATRPLTGDHGRARARALAPILAAYGVGRAITSPWRRCCDTMAPYCRAAGLDLELEPAITEHAAAAAPRATRKVVERALRMREGPVALCTHRPVLPAVMDVVAEYAPGKLLRSVPNRDPWLRTGEIMVIHMARRPHGKIRAVAIEKQRPSLTGGR, from the coding sequence GTGGCCGGATCCAGCAGGAGGATCGTGCACGCCGCCGGGGCACTGGTGTGGCGGGAGAAGGGCGGGGACCTCCAGGTCCTGCTCGTCCACCGGCCGCGCTACGACGACTGGTCCTTCCCCAAGGGCAAACTCGAGAGCGGCGAGTCGCTGTGCGCCTGCGCGGTGCGCGAGGTGGCCGAGGAGACCGGCGTCCAGGTGCGCCTGGAGCAGCCGCTGGAGACCGTCAGGTACCGGCTCGGCGACGGGACCCGCAAGGAGGTGCGCTACTGGGCGGCGCGCGAACTGGACCGGGGCTCGCCCGCGCTCGCGGCCCGCGGACGCATCCCGAGGGCCTCGCGCTCCGAGATCGACGGCGTGCAGTGGATGGGGGTCAAGGAGGCCCGCAAGCGGCTCGACCACGCCATCGACCGCGACCTGCTGGGCTCGCTGGTCGACCTGTGGGAGGACGACAAACTCGACACCTGGACCCTGGTGCTCGTGCGGCACGCGCGCGCCGTCAAGCGCTCGGTGTGGAACCGGCCCAAGAAGCGCACCGCCGAGCAGGACGAGGCCACGCGCCCGCTGACCGGCGACCACGGGCGGGCCCGCGCCCGCGCCCTGGCGCCGATCCTGGCGGCCTACGGCGTGGGGCGGGCGATCACCAGCCCGTGGAGGCGCTGCTGCGACACCATGGCCCCCTACTGCCGGGCCGCGGGGCTGGACCTGGAGCTGGAGCCGGCGATCACGGAGCACGCCGCCGCCGCGGCCCCCAGGGCGACCCGCAAGGTCGTCGAGCGGGCCCTGCGCATGCGCGAGGGGCCGGTGGCGCTGTGCACGCACCGGCCGGTCCTGCCCGCGGTCATGGACGTGGTCGCCGAGTACGCCCCCGGCAAACTGCTGCGCTCGGTGCCCAACCGGGACCCCTGGCTCAGGACGGGGGAGATCATGGTCATCCACATGGCGCGGCGCCCGCACGGCAAGATCCGCGCCGTGGCCATTGAGAAGCAGCGCCCCTCCCTGACCGGGGGCCGCTGA
- a CDS encoding RNA degradosome polyphosphate kinase, protein MTTPDAQNAPARDDVQSPASTPTTLSRLLGGWTRAQGARRPDARPAAHVGDDGAQPDGAEPIGAVEPAGAGPVGVAEPEGARPADAGPADAGPGGAGPVPGPMSAPEAAAEDIEDDEDEDDVEEHVFATADPRDFTDDAGPQYEDEDFDEAQAPDAALDARVGRIPAPAPVPSPAPAPSAAPAPGASGSLAAPAPAAPAPEGRRARHDGDAPDAPDAPEAGLAPLDSFTDRFTDRELTWMDFNERVLEQAEDRNLPLLERAWFLAIFSSNLDEFYMVRVAGLMRRIKAGITPVRASGLDAHQVVAEITRRAKELTARQAALWQEDIRPRLAEHNIEVVDWEDLDETQTERLTRYFRHQIYPVLTPLAVDPSHPFPYISGLSLNLAVLLRNPRSGKEHFARLKVPASLPRLVTVPGRELKASDKAAGTALIPLEKVIARHLDHLFPGMDILEHHLFRVTRNENLEVEEDDAENLLTAMEKELERRRFGDCVRLEVEDTISPFMRRYLVRALGLGDEDVFSLPAPLDLKFLNIVHDLDVPALKYPRFVPVTAAGLGEAESSSARDIFAAMRTHEVLLHHPYDSFSTSVQEFVSQAAADPAVLAIKQTLYRTSGDSPIVDALIEAAEAGKQVVAIVEIKARFDEENNIGWARKLERAGVHVVYGMVGLKTHCKLLLVVRQESDGLRRYCHVGTGNYHPKTARGYEDLGLLTTDRDVAQDMTTLFNLLSGYAPRARFRRLLVAPRTVRDGLIERIEREIEHKRAGRPAWIRIKVNSIIDEACIDALYRASRAGVDVDVVVRGICGIRAGVPGLSDNIRVRSILGRFLEHSRIYAFCNDGDTDLYIGSADLMHRNLDRRVEALVRITDPEMIERLTWLVTHAASDAVTSWWLEPDGSWVRHVTGPDGEHLEDIQTTLMARARARVKSRD, encoded by the coding sequence ATGACGACCCCCGACGCCCAGAACGCCCCCGCCCGCGACGACGTGCAGAGCCCCGCATCCACCCCAACGACGCTCTCGCGCCTCCTGGGCGGGTGGACCCGCGCTCAGGGCGCCCGGCGGCCGGACGCCCGGCCCGCCGCGCACGTCGGGGACGACGGCGCACAGCCGGACGGGGCGGAGCCGATCGGCGCGGTGGAGCCGGCCGGGGCGGGACCGGTCGGCGTGGCGGAGCCGGAGGGCGCACGGCCGGCCGACGCGGGACCGGCCGACGCGGGCCCGGGCGGGGCGGGGCCCGTGCCCGGCCCCATGTCGGCGCCCGAGGCCGCGGCCGAGGACATCGAGGACGACGAGGACGAGGACGACGTCGAGGAGCACGTCTTCGCCACCGCCGACCCGCGCGACTTCACCGACGACGCCGGCCCCCAGTACGAGGACGAGGACTTCGACGAGGCGCAGGCCCCCGACGCCGCCCTCGACGCCCGGGTCGGCCGCATCCCCGCCCCCGCGCCCGTGCCCAGCCCCGCCCCCGCGCCGTCGGCGGCCCCCGCACCGGGGGCATCGGGGTCGTTGGCGGCCCCCGCGCCGGCGGCCCCCGCGCCGGAGGGCCGGCGCGCCCGCCACGACGGGGACGCCCCCGACGCCCCCGACGCCCCCGAGGCGGGCCTGGCGCCCCTGGACAGCTTCACCGACCGCTTCACCGACCGCGAGCTGACCTGGATGGACTTCAACGAACGCGTCCTGGAGCAGGCCGAGGATCGTAACCTGCCCCTGCTGGAGCGGGCCTGGTTCCTGGCGATCTTCTCCTCCAACCTCGACGAGTTCTACATGGTGCGCGTGGCCGGCCTCATGCGCCGCATCAAGGCCGGCATCACCCCCGTGCGCGCCTCCGGGCTCGACGCCCACCAGGTCGTCGCCGAGATCACCCGCCGCGCCAAGGAGCTCACGGCCCGCCAGGCCGCCCTGTGGCAGGAGGACATCCGCCCCCGCCTGGCCGAGCACAATATCGAGGTCGTCGACTGGGAGGACCTCGACGAGACCCAGACCGAGCGCCTCACCCGCTACTTCCGCCACCAGATCTACCCGGTGCTCACCCCGCTGGCCGTCGACCCCTCCCACCCCTTCCCCTACATCTCGGGCCTGTCCCTCAACCTCGCCGTGCTGCTGCGCAACCCCCGCTCCGGCAAGGAGCACTTCGCCCGGCTCAAGGTCCCGGCGTCGCTGCCGCGCCTGGTCACCGTCCCCGGCCGCGAGCTCAAGGCTTCCGACAAGGCCGCCGGCACCGCCCTCATCCCCCTGGAGAAGGTCATCGCCCGCCACCTCGACCACCTCTTCCCCGGCATGGACATCCTGGAGCACCACCTGTTCCGGGTCACCCGCAACGAGAACCTGGAGGTCGAGGAGGACGACGCCGAGAACCTGCTGACCGCCATGGAGAAGGAGCTCGAGCGCCGCCGCTTCGGCGACTGCGTGCGCCTGGAGGTCGAGGACACCATCAGCCCCTTCATGCGCCGCTACCTCGTGCGCGCCCTGGGCCTGGGCGACGAGGACGTCTTCTCCCTGCCCGCCCCCCTGGACCTGAAGTTCCTCAACATCGTCCACGACCTGGACGTGCCGGCCCTGAAGTACCCGCGCTTCGTGCCCGTGACGGCCGCGGGCCTGGGCGAGGCCGAATCCTCCTCCGCGCGCGACATCTTCGCCGCCATGCGCACCCACGAGGTCCTCCTGCACCACCCCTACGACTCCTTCTCCACCTCCGTGCAGGAATTCGTCTCCCAGGCCGCCGCCGACCCCGCGGTCCTGGCCATCAAGCAGACCCTGTACCGCACGTCCGGCGACTCCCCCATCGTCGACGCCCTCATCGAGGCCGCCGAGGCCGGCAAGCAGGTCGTGGCCATTGTGGAGATCAAGGCCCGCTTCGACGAGGAGAACAACATCGGCTGGGCCCGCAAGCTCGAGCGCGCCGGCGTCCACGTCGTCTACGGGATGGTGGGGCTCAAGACCCACTGCAAGCTCCTGCTCGTGGTGCGCCAGGAGTCCGACGGGCTGCGCCGCTACTGCCACGTGGGCACCGGCAACTACCACCCCAAGACCGCCCGCGGCTACGAGGACCTGGGCCTGCTGACCACCGACCGCGACGTCGCCCAGGACATGACCACCCTGTTCAACCTCCTGTCCGGCTACGCCCCGCGCGCCCGCTTCCGCCGCCTGCTGGTAGCCCCGCGCACCGTGCGCGACGGCCTCATCGAACGCATCGAGCGCGAGATCGAGCACAAGCGCGCCGGCCGGCCCGCCTGGATCCGCATCAAGGTCAACTCCATTATCGACGAGGCCTGCATCGACGCCCTCTACCGGGCCAGCCGGGCCGGCGTCGACGTCGACGTCGTCGTGCGCGGCATCTGCGGCATCCGGGCGGGCGTGCCCGGGCTCAGCGACAATATCCGGGTGCGCTCCATCCTGGGCCGCTTCCTGGAGCACTCGCGCATCTACGCCTTCTGCAACGACGGCGACACCGACCTGTACATCGGCTCGGCCGACCTCATGCACCGCAACCTCGACCGGCGCGTGGAGGCCCTCGTGCGCATCACCGACCCGGAGATGATCGAGCGCCTCACCTGGCTCGTCACCCACGCCGCCTCCGACGCCGTCACCAGCTGGTGGCTGGAGCCCGACGGCTCGTGGGTCCGCCACGTCACCGGACCCGACGGCGAGCACCTGGAGGACATCCAGACCACCCTCATGGCCCGCGCCCGCGCCCGCGTCAAGAGCCGGGACTGA